In the Plantibacter sp. Leaf314 genome, GCAGGATGTCGGCCCGGGATCCGGGCCTCGTACCTGCGGTGGGAAGCACGGTGTGCGCCGAAGCGCTCTCACGTGCAAGGTCCATCGTACACCCCGAGCCTGGGTGCCGGCTCACCGCCCGGCCGATCCGCGCGGATCGGCTCAGTCTGCGGCCGGTGCGTCCGCGGCGACCGTCGCGACGGCCGCGAGGACCGCGTCGACCCCTGGGCCCACGGTCAACCGCAACGCCCGGGTGAACGCACGCCGGTGCACCGCCTGCTCGACGCAGGCGGTGGTCGGGTGCACCCAGGAGCCTCGGCCCGGCAGGCGCTGAGCCACGTCGGGGACGAGTTCTCCCTCGATCGCCACCACGCGGAGCAGGGCCGAGCGCGGCTCGCGATGACGACAGCCGACGCAGGTCCGCACCGGTTCCATCCGGATCAGTCCGATTCGAGGATCGAGTCCGGCTGGATGTCGATCTTCGCGCCGGTGAGCTTCGCGGCCAGACGGGCGTTCTGCCCCTCCTTGCCGATCGCGAGCGACAGCTGGTAGTCCGGGACGAGCGCGCGGACGGCCTTGAGCGACTGGTCGATCACGTACGAGCTCGTGACCTTGGCCGGCGAGAGCGCGTTCGCGACGAAGGTCGGCAGGTCCGGCGAGTAGTCCACGATGTCGATCTTCTCGGCCCCGAGCTCGTCGGTGACGGCACGGACACGACGCCCGAGCTCACCGATGCAGGCGCCCTTGGCGTTGATGCTCGGGTCGTTCGCCTTCACGGCGATCTTCGTGCGGTGGCCGGCCTCGCGGGCGAGCGACACGATCTCGACGATGCCGGAGGCGATCTCCGGGACCTCGAGCGCGAACAGCTTGCGGACGAGACCCGGGTGCGTGCGCGACACGGTGATCTGCGGACCCTTCAGGCCCTTCGACACACTCGTGACGTAGACCCGGATGCGCGCTCCGTGGGGGTACTCCTCACCGGCGACCTGCTCCTCGGGCGGCAGCATCGCCTCGATCGTGCCGAGGTCGACGTGGATCATGCGCGGGTTCGGGCCCTGCTGGATGACGCCGGCGATGATGTCGCCCTCGCGTCCCTTGAACTCGCCGAGCACCGCGTCGTCCTGGATGTCGCGGAGGCGCTGGAAGATGACCTGCTTGGCGGCGAAGGCGGCGATGCGACCGAAGTCGTCCGGCGTGCTCTCCGCCTCGCCGATGAGGACGCCCTCGTCGTCGAACTCCGGGACGAAGACGCCGACGTGGCCGGTCTTGCGGTCGAGCTGGACCCGAGCTGCCGGCACCTCGGCGCGAGCCACGGGCTCCGCACCCTCCGTGCTCTTCAGGTACGCACTCAGGATGGCCTGCTCGATGATCACGACGAGCTCCTCGAAGGGGATCTCCTTCTCGCGTTCGATCGACTTCAACAAACCGAGATCGATGTCCATCGATGGCCTCCTCTATTCAACTGATGGTGCCGCGGCAGGACGTGCAGCGGCACGACGGGCATGCTGCTGCCGTGCTGCCGAACCCGTCTGTCTACGGTACCGGATGCCGACGGGTACGTCATCCACCGAGCTGGGAAGCGGCCGCGCGTCGAGGAGGCCGGCTCCCCCGGCTCGACCGCCGCTTCGAGCGGGTGACATGATTGCCCCATGGTCTTTGGCGAGCTGCGGAACGTCATGCGGAGCACGCGGGTGCGGATCCTCGTCGCGATCCTGGTCGCGACGACGCTCGCGATGACGCTCGTCGGCGTGTCGACCTACACGCTCGGACGCCAGCAGACCCTGGCGACGATCGACGCCCGACTGGAGCACAGCGCCGAACTCATCGCCTTCATGGTCGTCGGGTCGGGGAACTCGGCCGACGCCCCGGCGACCAGCGACGCAGCCGTCGACGCGGTCATGCGCCGCTGGATCTTCGCCGAGGACGAGACCGCCGTCGGCGTCCGCGCGGACGGCTCGACCGTCCCGCCGAGTGCTCCCTCCGCCTTCCGCCTCGACGACGACCCGGCACTCCTCGACGCCATCACCGCACGCGCGTCGCGCGGCGTGGTGACGGGCGAGGCCGACGGCCAGCGCACCGTGCGGTACGCGATCATCCCGGTGCAGGTCGTCGGCGACCCGAACGTGGCGCACGTCGTCATCGCCACCGACGTCCACGCCGCCCTCGCCGAATCGCGCGGAGTGCTCGCCGTCGAGATCGTCGTCGCCGTCGTCTGCCTCCTCCTGCTGGGGCTCGTCGGCTGGCAGCTCGCGGGCGGGCTGCTCCATCCCATCAGGCTGCTCCGGGACGCCGCGGCGCGCATCACGGAATCCGACCTCGACGAGCGGATCCCGGTCGTCGGCCGGGACGACGTCTCCGAGCTCACCAGGACGGTGAACGGGATGTTGGACCGCCTCGACGAGGCCTTCACGAGCCAACGTCAGCTGCTCGACGACGTCGGTCACGAGCTGAAGACGCCGCTGACCATCGTTCGTGGACACCTCGAACTCCTCGACCCGTCCGACCCGGCGGACGTGGCGGCCACCCGCGACCTCGCACTCGACGAGCTCGACCGCATGAGCTCTCTGGTCGCCGACATCACGGAGCTCTCGACCGCCGGCCTGGCCTCGACCCTCGATCGCGAGCCGGTCGACGTCGCATCGTTCACCGCCTCCGTGCACGACAAGGCGACGGCGATCTCGACCGACCACACCTGGGTCCTCGGCGACCAGGCCGAACTCACCGTCGACGTCGACTCCGGCCGACTCGCGCAGGCCTGGCTGCAGCTCGCCGACAACGCGGCGAAGTACTCGCCGTCCGGCTCGACGATCGTCGTCTCGAGCCGGTTCGACGAGTCGGACGACCCGGCACTCGTCCTCTCGGTCTCCGACGAGGGTCCAGGCGTTCCCGAGGCGCTCCGCGAGCGCATCTTCGACCGGTTCACGCGCGTCAGCGGCGGGCGCGGGGTCGCCGGCTCCGGCCTCGGGCTGTCGATCGTGCAGGCCATCGCCGCCGCGCACGGCGGTTGGGCCGAGGTCGAGGACGGCGACGGACCCGGCTCCGTCTTCAGCATCCGGCTCCCGCTCGCGGTCGCCGAGGACGACGAGGACGCCGACACGGCCGTCGAGCTCGATCCCGACGAGACCGCGGCGATCCCCCGGGACGCGATGGCGCAGGCGATCGCCCTCCGCGAGGCGCAGGCGGCCATGGAGGCGCAGGCCGCCATGGAGGCCACGGCGTCACCGACGGAGCCGTCAACGGTGCACGTGGAGCCGGTGGACGACTTCCCCGACCTCGTCGACACCTCGGCACGGCGTCGGCCGACGGAGGACGGCTCATGAGCCGGATCCTGGTCGCCGAGGACGAGACGCGCATCTCCGCGTTCGTCAGCAAGGGCCTCCGCGCCGCCGGACACACGGCCGACGTGACCGTCGACGGTTCGCAGGTCGTCGAGCTCGCCGAGAGCGGGGACTTCGACCTGCTCGTCCTCGACATCGGGTTGCCGGGCGTGGACGGCTTCGAGGTGCTCAGGCGGCTGCGTGACGACGGCAGCGAACTCCCCGTCATCATCCTCACCGCCCGCGACTCCGCCCGCGACCTCGTCGCGGGTCTCGACGGGGGCGCGAACGACTACATGTCCAAGCCGTTCCGGTTCGAGGAGCTGCTCGCCCGCATCCGCCGCCGGCTGGCCGAGCGAGGGGCGACCGCCCCCGCCGCGGTCGAGGAGCGTCTGATCGTCGGGCGGCTCGAACTGGAACTCCGCGAGCGCCGGGTGCTCGTCGACGGCGTCCCCGTGGAACTCTCCACCCGGGAGTTCGCCCTCGCCGAGGAGTTCTTCCGTCACCCCGACCAGGTGCTCAGCCGCGAGGAACTCCTCAGCCGCGTGTGGGGCTACGACTTCGACCCCGGCTCCAACGTCGTCGACGTCTACGTGCGCTACCTGCGGAACAAGATCGGCAAGGACGCCATCGCCACCGTCCGAGGAGCGGGCTACCGGCTCAGCACCAGACGGTGACGGCCGTCACCCGACGAGGATGACGACCGTCGACGTGCTGGCCTCGGCTAGAGCGACAGCTCGCTGATCGCGACGCGTTCCTTCGTCCCCGCGGCGCGGTCCCAGAGTTCGACGAAGCCCTCGGTGGCCTCACGGCCGACGACCACGACCACCGGGACACCGATCAGTTCGGCGTCACCGAACTTGACGCCAGGAGACACCTTGCCGGTGCGGTCGTCGTACAGGACGTCCTTGCCGGAGGCCTCGAGCGACGCGACGAGGGACTCGGCAACCTCGAAGATGGCCGCATCGCGACCGGCGGCGACCACATGGACGTCGAACGGCGCCACGGCCTTCGGCCAGATGAGTCCGCGCTCGTCGTTGTTGCCCTCGGCGATGATCGCGAGGATGCGGGTGATGCCGATGCCGTAGGAGCCCATCGTCACCGTCACGAGCTTGCCGTTCTCGTCGAGCACCTTGAGACCGAGGGCCTCCGCGTACTTGCGTCCGAGTTGGAAGACGTGACCGATCTCCATGCCGCGTGCGAGTTCGACCGGACCCGAGCCGTCGGGTGCGGGGTCACCGGCGCGGACCTCCGCGGCCTCCACGAAGCCGTCGGCCGTGAAGTCGCGCCCGGCGACGAGACCCATGACGTGCTGCTGGTCGACGTTCGCCCCCGTGATCCACTGGGTGCCGTCGACGACGCGCGGGTCGAGCAGATACCGGATGTCCGTGGCCGACTCCTCGCCGAGGACGGGGCCCTGCGGGGACCACGGACCGATGTAGCCCTTGACCAGGCCGGTGTGCTTCGCGAAGTCCGCGTCGGTGGCCGCTTCGACCTCGGCCGGGCTGAAGGCGACCTCGACCCGCTTGAGGTCGACGTCGCGGTCGCCGGGGAGCCCGATGACGACGAGCTCGCGCGTGCCGTCGAGGTGGGTGAGCGCCAGGACGACGTTCTTCAGCGTGTCGGCAGCCGTCCACGGACGGCCGTCGTCGCGCGGGTGGCGGTCGTTCGCGAGGTCGACGAGGGTCGCGATCGTCGGGGTGTCCGGCGAGTCGAACACGGTCGCCGGGGCGAGTCCGTCGACGGGACGGGCCTCGGGGACCTCGGTGGTGTATGCCTCGACGTTCGCGGCGTACCCGCCGGCCGAACGGACGAAGGTGTCCTCACCGACCACGGTGGGGTGCAGGAACTCCTCGCTCCGCGAACCGCCCATCGCTCCCGCGTCCGCCTGGACGATCACGTACTCGAGACCGAGGCGGGTGAAGATGCGCTCGTAGGCATCCCGCTGCGCCTGGTAGCTCGCGTCGAGCCCGGCGTCCGTGACGTCGAAGGAGTAGGCGTCCTTCATCGTGAACTCGCGGCCTCGGAGCAGGCCGGCCCGGGGCCGGGCCTCATCCCGGTACTTGTCCTGGATCTGGAAGATCGACAGCGGCAGGTCCTTGTAGGACGAGTAGAGGTCCTTCACCAGGAGGGTGAAGACCTCCTCGTGCGTCGGCGCGAGCAGGTAGTCGGCCCCCTTGCGGTCCTGGAGCCGGAACAGCGCGTCGCCGTACTCCTCCCACCGCCCGGTGACCTCGTAGGGCTCGCGAGGCAGCAGCGCGGGGAAGTGCACCTCGAACGCGCCGGCGTTCGCCATCTCCTCGCGGACGATGGCCTCGATCTTGTTCTTGACCCGCAGCCCGAGCGGGAGCCAGGCGAAGACACCCGGTGCCTGGCGGCGGATGTACCCCGCCCGCACCAGCAGGCGGTGACTCGTCACCTCCGCATCGGAGGGGTCTTCACGGAGCGTACGGAGGAAGAAGTTCGAAAGGCGCGTAACCACCTGTCCATGCTAGTCCGTCGTGGCGCGGGCGCCCCTGACCCCTACCAGGGGCGCTCGGCGAAGTTGCCGTTGTCGTTGTTCCGCCCGCGGTTCCTCGCGTCCTCGGTGGACTTGTCCTGCTGCGCGTCCTGGCCGGAGTCCTTCAGACGGTCGACCTTGCCGTCGACCTCGCTGTCGCCCGTGCCACTCGATCCGCCCGAGTCGCCGTCGCCCTGGCCGGTGTCCGAGGGATCCTGCTGGTCCTGCCCGCCGGAGCGGTCGCGCTGGTCCGCCGCATCCTCGCGCTTCCGGTCGATGCGGTCGCCCGTGTCCTTGAGGTTCTCGCCGGGCGTGCCCTTGGGGTCGATGACGTCGGGCTGCTGCCCGGCTCCGCCTTGATCGCCTTGATCACCCTGGTCACCCTGGTCGCCCTGGCCACCCTGATCGCCCTGATCGCCCTGATTACCCTGGTCGCCCTGGCCACCCTGCTCGCCCTGGTCATCTTGGCCGCCCTGATCGCCCTGGTTGCCCTGCCCACCCTGATCACCCTGGTCGCCCTGTCCACCGGCGTCCTGCTGATCCTGTTGGTCCTGCTGGTCCTGCTGGTCCTGCTGGTCCGACCCGCCCTCGAAGCAGTCCTCGCCCTCGTCGACGATGCGCTTCGCCGTGTCGTACAGGTTGATGGCGCCCTGGAAGAACTGACCCTTCACGTACTCGTCGGCCTGCGTCTCGTACGCCCGCGCCAGGTTGACCCGGACGATGCACGAGGTCTCCTCGGTGGGCGCGAGTTCGAGCGCTTTCGCGAGGTCGTCGGTCCCCTGCACCCAGTCCTGCCCGACGGCGGCGGCGGTGCCGCGGTCGAACCAGGCGATCCACGGCTCGACGACGTTCGCCGTCTGGAGGTGTGCAGCGCTCAGCTGCGCCCCGGAATAGTCCTCGGCGCGGTACCCAGAGATCGCCGCCTGGGCCACGACCGGCAAGCTGACGAGTTTGACGCCGACGGCGAGCGCGACGAGGACGAGCGGCAGCGACCACCAGAAGAGTCGACGGCGCAAGCGGGCCACCTCGCTCGGAGCCAACGGTCGACGCCGCGGTTCCTCGATCAGGGGCCGTGGCTCCGGACTGCGCGGCTCGGCCTCGACCCGGTCGGACTGCACACGATCGTCGAAGAGCGTCATGTCTGACTCCCCTTCGTCCGTCGCAGTTCACCGAGCGCCGCTACGATCGCCGGGATCTCCGTGAGGAGCAAAACACCGAACGCGAGGGCGAACACCCAGTACAGCTCATCGGTGCGTCGGATGTCCACCTCGTCCTGCACCGTCACGCCGCCGACGGCGAGACCGTCGAGGACGTCGTCGAGCGAGGCACCCGGCGTCCTGATCTCCGCTTTCACGCCGAGCTGTGACGCGATCGTCTCGAGCGCGCCCGGGTCGAGGCGCGACACCGCGGGCTCCCCCGTCGAGTAGTCCTGGATGTAACGCACGCTGCCGTCCTCGTACCCCGAGAACTCACGCATCGTGCCGCCGGCCTCGGTCCCGTAGCCGAGCACGCCTCCGCCGCCGATGAGCGGCGCGATCGACTCGAACGACTCGGGTTGGCTGCCGCTCGTCTGCTCGCCGTCGCCCAGATAGAAGACGATCCGGTTCCGGCCGGGCTCCTGCTCCTCGGCCTTGGTCAACAGGGTGGTCAGGTACTCGACCGGTTCGTCGATGCTGCTCCCCCGGGAGTAGGTGGTCACCTCCTGCGTCATGGCCTCCGTCGCGGAGCGCAGCGCGGTCGCGTCGGTCGTGAGCGGCATGCGTTGGACGGTGACGGCGTCGAAGGTCACGAGCGCGTAGCGGGCGCCCGCCAAGCGATCGGCGATGCCCGTGATGTCGGCCTTCGCGCCGTCGAGCCGGGTGGGCGGTTGCGGTGCGCCGTTCTCGTCCGTGTCGGGCAGGGTCTCGTCCGACCAGTCCTCCGCCGCCATGGAACTCGTGGTGTCCACCACGAAGTAGACATCGAGGTCGCCCATCGCCGACGGCGGACGGTGGTTGCCCGGGATGGTCGGACGGAGCGCGATGACGACGAGGACGAGGACCATCGCCAGGCGGGCGAGCCAATGCCAGGCACCGGGCCGGCGGATACCGGCGAGGTACTGCCAGCCGGCGAACGCCGCGAGGACCGCTCCGAACACGGCGAGTGACCAGATCGGGAGGACGGGGTTGATCGTCATCGGCGCAGCCTCCAGGCGAGCAGCATGAGCAGCGCGAGGCCGCCGAACGCCGCGAGGACGAAGACCAGCGGCTCGTCGACCTGGACGAGCTGCTTCGCGCCCTTCAGGGTCTTGGTCTGCTCGGCCGTGATCTGCTGGACGATGCCGCCGACCGCGGCGGGGTCGGCGAGCGCGTAGTAGTCCCCGCCGGTCGACGTCACCACCTCGTCCATCTCCGCGGCCAGGTCGTCGAGGTAGTCCTTGCTGCTGACGTCGCCGGGGTTGATCCCGTAGACGGTGACGTCCTGGGCCTTCGCGTACTCGCCGGCCTCCTTGAGGGTGAGGATCGGTTCGCCGGCGACGTAGTTGTCGGTCGCGAGGACGATCGACCGTGACCGCTGCTCGCCGACCTGGTCGAACCGCATGACGCACGAGCCGAGACCGTCGCCGATGAGTGAGGAGCCATTGCCGAGGTCCGTCCCGTTCCAGTACTCGTAGTCGCTCTCGGGCGAGGTGAGGTCTTCGACGAGGTGGTCGAGTTGGGCGGTCACGTAGTCGTAGTCGCTCGTGAGCGGGAAGTAGGTCGTCGCGGACGCGTTGAACAGCACGAGCGCGATCCGTTCGCCGTCGAAGCGTTGCACGAGGGACTCGAACACCCCCACCAGGGCGGCGTCGTACTCGGTCATCGAACCGGACACGTCGAGGCAGAGCACGATGTCGCGGTTCCGGAGCTCGGGCTGGAACACCGTGGTGCTGACCACGCGTGATCCGAGCGCCGTGCCGGCGAGCAGCAGGACCGCCACCGCGGCGATGGTGGCGACGACCAGCCGTCGGTACCGCGTCAGCGCCCGGCGGTAGCCCGGAAGCGCCGTGAGGCGCCCGGAGTGGGCGACCCACAGCGGCTCCTGGTTCGCCTTCCGACGACGGCCGGCGCGCGTCGCGAGCACGGCGACGGCGACCACGGCGGCGACGGCGAGGAGCCAGACGAGCGGCATCCACCAGTAGATCAGCTCCATGTCGTCACCACCTGTCGGGCGAGCGCGGCGGCGTCCGGGACGCTCCCCGTCTCCGCCTCACGGAACTCGACCGGGTAGTACGCGGACACGGCACGACTGAGCGGCGCGAGCCCCGCGCGGTCGAGGTCGGCGAGGGTCATGACCTGGGCACGGACACCGCTCGACTCGTGGGCGTACATCCGGAGGATCGCGCCGAGCCGCTGATGGGCCCGTCGGGTGCTCAACCCGCCCTCGGCGTGCTCCTGCTCGATCTCGCCGATGAGCCCCAGGTAGCGGTCCCGCAGCACGGTCGGCGACGGCGGAGGCGTCGGTCGGGGCGCGCTGCCGCGGGCGCGTCGGCGCACGTGCGCGAACATCCAGACGTACCACCCGATCACGAGGGCGATGAGCACGAGTCCGATGACCGGCCAGAGGAGCGTGTACTGGACCGGTGCGTAATAGCCGTTATCGCCGGGCATGACGGTGGGCCTCGAGGAGATGGAAGAGCACGGGGATGACGTCGTCGGCCCCGGTCACCCGCTGCCCGCTGATGCCGAGCGTTTCGAGCTGGTCGAGATGGCGGGCCGTGGCGTTCCGGACGGCGTCGGCGAACTCCCGGCGGAGCGCGTCGTCCGACCGGACGAAGGCCGGCAGGGACCGCTCGTCGGCGACGTCGACCATCGACCGGCTGGTGTAGTCGGCGCGCATGAGGTCGGCGTCGCCGACGGAGATCCACAACACCTCGTGCTGCGCGTGCAGGCGGCGGAGGATCGCCGACCGT is a window encoding:
- a CDS encoding YlxR family protein, which produces MEPVRTCVGCRHREPRSALLRVVAIEGELVPDVAQRLPGRGSWVHPTTACVEQAVHRRAFTRALRLTVGPGVDAVLAAVATVAADAPAAD
- the nusA gene encoding transcription termination factor NusA produces the protein MDIDLGLLKSIEREKEIPFEELVVIIEQAILSAYLKSTEGAEPVARAEVPAARVQLDRKTGHVGVFVPEFDDEGVLIGEAESTPDDFGRIAAFAAKQVIFQRLRDIQDDAVLGEFKGREGDIIAGVIQQGPNPRMIHVDLGTIEAMLPPEEQVAGEEYPHGARIRVYVTSVSKGLKGPQITVSRTHPGLVRKLFALEVPEIASGIVEIVSLAREAGHRTKIAVKANDPSINAKGACIGELGRRVRAVTDELGAEKIDIVDYSPDLPTFVANALSPAKVTSSYVIDQSLKAVRALVPDYQLSLAIGKEGQNARLAAKLTGAKIDIQPDSILESD
- a CDS encoding cell wall metabolism sensor histidine kinase WalK → MVFGELRNVMRSTRVRILVAILVATTLAMTLVGVSTYTLGRQQTLATIDARLEHSAELIAFMVVGSGNSADAPATSDAAVDAVMRRWIFAEDETAVGVRADGSTVPPSAPSAFRLDDDPALLDAITARASRGVVTGEADGQRTVRYAIIPVQVVGDPNVAHVVIATDVHAALAESRGVLAVEIVVAVVCLLLLGLVGWQLAGGLLHPIRLLRDAAARITESDLDERIPVVGRDDVSELTRTVNGMLDRLDEAFTSQRQLLDDVGHELKTPLTIVRGHLELLDPSDPADVAATRDLALDELDRMSSLVADITELSTAGLASTLDREPVDVASFTASVHDKATAISTDHTWVLGDQAELTVDVDSGRLAQAWLQLADNAAKYSPSGSTIVVSSRFDESDDPALVLSVSDEGPGVPEALRERIFDRFTRVSGGRGVAGSGLGLSIVQAIAAAHGGWAEVEDGDGPGSVFSIRLPLAVAEDDEDADTAVELDPDETAAIPRDAMAQAIALREAQAAMEAQAAMEATASPTEPSTVHVEPVDDFPDLVDTSARRRPTEDGS
- a CDS encoding response regulator transcription factor, with translation MSRILVAEDETRISAFVSKGLRAAGHTADVTVDGSQVVELAESGDFDLLVLDIGLPGVDGFEVLRRLRDDGSELPVIILTARDSARDLVAGLDGGANDYMSKPFRFEELLARIRRRLAERGATAPAAVEERLIVGRLELELRERRVLVDGVPVELSTREFALAEEFFRHPDQVLSREELLSRVWGYDFDPGSNVVDVYVRYLRNKIGKDAIATVRGAGYRLSTRR
- a CDS encoding proline--tRNA ligase, which encodes MVTRLSNFFLRTLREDPSDAEVTSHRLLVRAGYIRRQAPGVFAWLPLGLRVKNKIEAIVREEMANAGAFEVHFPALLPREPYEVTGRWEEYGDALFRLQDRKGADYLLAPTHEEVFTLLVKDLYSSYKDLPLSIFQIQDKYRDEARPRAGLLRGREFTMKDAYSFDVTDAGLDASYQAQRDAYERIFTRLGLEYVIVQADAGAMGGSRSEEFLHPTVVGEDTFVRSAGGYAANVEAYTTEVPEARPVDGLAPATVFDSPDTPTIATLVDLANDRHPRDDGRPWTAADTLKNVVLALTHLDGTRELVVIGLPGDRDVDLKRVEVAFSPAEVEAATDADFAKHTGLVKGYIGPWSPQGPVLGEESATDIRYLLDPRVVDGTQWITGANVDQQHVMGLVAGRDFTADGFVEAAEVRAGDPAPDGSGPVELARGMEIGHVFQLGRKYAEALGLKVLDENGKLVTVTMGSYGIGITRILAIIAEGNNDERGLIWPKAVAPFDVHVVAAGRDAAIFEVAESLVASLEASGKDVLYDDRTGKVSPGVKFGDAELIGVPVVVVVGREATEGFVELWDRAAGTKERVAISELSL
- a CDS encoding VWA domain-containing protein; translated protein: MTINPVLPIWSLAVFGAVLAAFAGWQYLAGIRRPGAWHWLARLAMVLVLVVIALRPTIPGNHRPPSAMGDLDVYFVVDTTSSMAAEDWSDETLPDTDENGAPQPPTRLDGAKADITGIADRLAGARYALVTFDAVTVQRMPLTTDATALRSATEAMTQEVTTYSRGSSIDEPVEYLTTLLTKAEEQEPGRNRIVFYLGDGEQTSGSQPESFESIAPLIGGGGVLGYGTEAGGTMREFSGYEDGSVRYIQDYSTGEPAVSRLDPGALETIASQLGVKAEIRTPGASLDDVLDGLAVGGVTVQDEVDIRRTDELYWVFALAFGVLLLTEIPAIVAALGELRRTKGSQT
- a CDS encoding VWA domain-containing protein codes for the protein MELIYWWMPLVWLLAVAAVVAVAVLATRAGRRRKANQEPLWVAHSGRLTALPGYRRALTRYRRLVVATIAAVAVLLLAGTALGSRVVSTTVFQPELRNRDIVLCLDVSGSMTEYDAALVGVFESLVQRFDGERIALVLFNASATTYFPLTSDYDYVTAQLDHLVEDLTSPESDYEYWNGTDLGNGSSLIGDGLGSCVMRFDQVGEQRSRSIVLATDNYVAGEPILTLKEAGEYAKAQDVTVYGINPGDVSSKDYLDDLAAEMDEVVTSTGGDYYALADPAAVGGIVQQITAEQTKTLKGAKQLVQVDEPLVFVLAAFGGLALLMLLAWRLRR